In a genomic window of Syntrophorhabdales bacterium:
- a CDS encoding FG-GAP-like repeat-containing protein, protein MKTAQTWRYSFLLCSLLLALFPTYTCADIVWRQTGSGEVVQWHMNDATIASSTLINTIPPPWEIQGVGDFNGDGKPDILWRQTQSGDVAVWYMNGTTIAGSAHINTIPPPWEIQGVGDFNNDGKPDILWRQTQSGDVAVWYMNGVTITQGAYVNTIPPPWEIQGVGDFNGDGKPDILWRQTQSGDVAVWYMNGVTITQGAYINTIPQPWKIEGYRPAAVSGTVKAPGGAVAFYPNPGLLQRLARLFTTSADAAIAGISNVADGTVVELVRIDDAGNALSTIATTTVTNGSYFFNLASLHVGYSSDVIVQVRNQATGAKMRAFVTSGTANIDPVSEALVRAALEKVVAVSGTLASFTPQELCTLSSNMDYLTTLKQASAGANLENTVTSVKGLLAADPALSSFLTAASAPGQTTQVPVDVGDFFPMSVGNVWEARVTITSTGQPATTYTDVMQITGTRLFNGVSTLVIQESDPSRGILAEDYRAKTSAGITYYGNNDPTDTITPLIVPYMEAQFPLQVGSSFEQINRPGLDYGQDLDGDGIHETFSVYSTTTLVGFEAVTVDAGTFNNCAKLQTTLTVTVTLSYYHYQVTVTDALTEWYAPGVGPVKRHSVTSGSGYYSTEDYVLVAYNADGNHSATPSVASVQPAQGTRVKAAPSTITVVFSQDMNSSSINTSTFTVRDSGNNPIAGTVSYQNKRLTFTPSLPFPDGTYTVTMSTGVRDFGGISLVSPYTWSFTIDTTVPYVVSTTPANGAIGVGVSPTITTTFSEDMDPATVGLWYYFSIRDENSQLIGGSVTYSNRTATYSTQGIILHRGKTYTATIGTGATDLAGNHLSSDYTWSFSIEPGVFLSSVSLPSVPGYDIESVAIADMNGDGRNDVVMASSNYSDATSALLIYSQNAAHSLDPPLQIVYSPGGYCDAQSVAVGDMNHDGKDDIVVGNAGCNLMVFLQNPAGGFDSGIAYPTGDSAIIKIADLNNDGRMDIVSTSSQNNTVSIWYQNAGGGLDPPVFHSLVHGGYGGSDLAVGDINNDGRTDIVVIRGDAGTDVAIGVLTQKMDGTFNEAIYYNLPLVSQKASLAIGDVNGDGLNDVLVGYWSSALPYPGTRIGVFAQNAQGGLDPAVSYETDANSQSIQIADVNGDGLNDIIARHRVSTLGVFLQQPGATFGAEDLYDARSDFFYPGSMAVSDINGDRVNDIALAGFNGALVIYHR, encoded by the coding sequence ATGAAAACAGCACAAACGTGGCGTTATTCATTCCTGCTTTGCTCGCTGCTGCTGGCACTCTTTCCCACCTACACCTGCGCCGACATTGTGTGGCGACAGACCGGATCAGGCGAAGTCGTGCAGTGGCACATGAACGACGCGACAATAGCGTCCAGCACGCTCATCAACACCATTCCTCCTCCCTGGGAGATACAGGGAGTTGGTGATTTCAACGGGGACGGTAAACCCGATATCCTCTGGAGACAGACGCAGTCAGGAGATGTGGCCGTCTGGTACATGAACGGTACAACCATCGCCGGAAGTGCTCACATCAACACCATTCCTCCTCCCTGGGAGATACAGGGAGTTGGTGATTTCAACAATGATGGTAAACCAGATATCCTCTGGCGGCAGACGCAGTCAGGAGATGTGGCCGTCTGGTACATGAACGGGGTAACCATCACGCAGGGTGCGTATGTCAACACCATTCCTCCTCCCTGGGAGATACAGGGAGTTGGTGATTTCAACGGGGATGGCAAACCCGATATCCTCTGGCGGCAGACGCAGTCAGGAGATGTGGCCGTCTGGTACATGAACGGGGTAACCATCACGCAGGGTGCGTATATTAATACCATACCGCAGCCATGGAAAATCGAGGGGTATCGCCCCGCCGCGGTCTCTGGTACAGTAAAAGCTCCCGGAGGCGCTGTTGCCTTTTACCCGAATCCAGGCCTCCTACAACGCCTCGCCCGACTCTTTACTACATCGGCAGACGCAGCCATTGCAGGCATCAGCAATGTTGCCGATGGAACGGTGGTTGAACTCGTGCGGATCGATGACGCGGGGAACGCGCTAAGCACGATAGCGACGACCACGGTAACGAATGGATCGTATTTTTTCAACCTGGCCAGCCTGCACGTTGGATACTCCAGCGACGTGATAGTGCAGGTGCGGAACCAGGCAACCGGCGCTAAAATGCGCGCCTTTGTGACTTCGGGAACTGCCAACATTGATCCTGTATCAGAAGCACTGGTAAGAGCCGCGCTGGAAAAGGTTGTTGCCGTCTCAGGTACGTTGGCGTCCTTTACCCCGCAGGAACTCTGTACCCTGAGTTCAAATATGGATTACCTGACAACGCTAAAGCAGGCTTCGGCGGGTGCGAACCTAGAGAACACCGTTACTAGCGTTAAAGGTCTGCTTGCCGCTGATCCTGCACTCAGTAGTTTCCTCACAGCTGCTTCTGCGCCTGGACAAACCACACAAGTTCCGGTGGACGTGGGAGACTTCTTCCCCATGAGTGTTGGAAACGTGTGGGAAGCCAGGGTAACTATTACGAGTACAGGACAGCCGGCAACCACCTACACGGATGTTATGCAGATCACGGGAACCAGACTCTTCAATGGCGTATCAACTCTCGTCATTCAGGAATCCGATCCATCGCGTGGAATACTCGCGGAAGACTATCGGGCAAAGACGAGCGCCGGCATTACATACTATGGCAATAATGATCCCACGGATACCATAACGCCTTTGATTGTTCCCTACATGGAAGCCCAGTTCCCCTTGCAGGTGGGCTCCAGTTTCGAACAGATCAATAGACCGGGACTTGATTACGGGCAAGATCTCGATGGCGATGGCATTCACGAGACTTTTTCCGTTTATTCGACCACCACTCTTGTGGGATTTGAGGCGGTAACCGTTGATGCGGGTACCTTCAACAACTGTGCAAAGCTTCAAACCACCCTTACTGTAACCGTAACTTTATCCTACTATCACTACCAGGTGACGGTAACAGACGCGCTCACCGAATGGTACGCTCCGGGCGTCGGTCCTGTAAAGAGGCATAGTGTAACCTCAGGGAGCGGGTACTACAGCACAGAAGATTATGTATTGGTTGCTTACAACGCTGATGGAAATCACAGCGCCACGCCATCGGTGGCGTCAGTTCAGCCGGCTCAAGGTACGAGGGTTAAGGCCGCCCCTTCCACAATAACCGTTGTATTCAGCCAAGACATGAATTCTTCTAGCATCAACACCTCGACTTTTACGGTAAGAGACTCCGGCAACAACCCGATTGCAGGGACGGTTTCGTATCAGAATAAGAGGCTTACTTTCACACCGTCCCTACCTTTTCCTGACGGAACGTATACTGTAACCATGTCTACTGGTGTCCGTGATTTCGGAGGTATTTCACTCGTCAGTCCTTACACCTGGTCCTTCACAATCGACACGACTGTTCCTTATGTTGTCTCCACCACTCCAGCCAATGGCGCGATTGGTGTTGGTGTTTCGCCAACAATTACCACTACCTTCAGCGAGGACATGGACCCTGCGACCGTGGGCCTTTGGTATTATTTTTCCATTCGAGATGAGAATAGCCAGCTCATCGGAGGATCAGTTACCTACAGTAACAGAACCGCCACATATTCAACCCAAGGCATCATCCTGCACAGAGGCAAGACCTATACTGCGACTATCGGCACAGGGGCAACAGACCTGGCAGGCAATCATCTATCCAGCGATTACACGTGGAGTTTCAGCATAGAGCCAGGCGTATTTCTATCTTCCGTATCGCTCCCCTCAGTTCCAGGTTATGATATTGAGTCAGTCGCTATCGCCGATATGAATGGCGACGGTCGAAATGATGTTGTCATGGCCTCGTCAAACTATAGCGATGCTACCAGTGCGTTATTAATTTACTCGCAAAATGCTGCACACAGTCTGGATCCGCCTTTGCAGATAGTCTATTCTCCGGGCGGATACTGTGACGCCCAGTCAGTGGCTGTCGGTGATATGAATCACGACGGCAAGGACGACATCGTCGTAGGGAATGCGGGATGCAATCTCATGGTGTTCTTGCAGAACCCTGCCGGAGGATTTGATTCCGGGATAGCGTACCCCACCGGCGACTCAGCCATCATAAAGATTGCAGATCTGAACAATGACGGTCGTATGGATATCGTGAGTACCAGTTCTCAAAACAACACCGTCAGCATCTGGTATCAAAATGCTGGGGGGGGTCTGGATCCGCCCGTGTTTCATTCGTTGGTGCACGGCGGCTACGGTGGCTCAGACTTGGCTGTCGGTGATATCAATAATGACGGAAGGACAGATATTGTGGTCATCAGAGGCGATGCGGGTACCGACGTCGCCATAGGCGTCCTTACCCAGAAGATGGACGGCACGTTCAACGAGGCGATCTACTATAACTTGCCCTTGGTCTCGCAGAAGGCCAGTCTGGCAATAGGAGATGTAAATGGTGATGGCCTGAATGACGTTCTTGTAGGCTACTGGAGTTCTGCCCTTCCGTACCCTGGTACAAGAATAGGCGTGTTTGCCCAGAATGCGCAGGGTGGTCTCGATCCTGCCGTCAGCTATGAAACAGATGCAAACTCACAGTCCATTCAAATAGCAGACGTCAATGGTGACGGATTGAACGATATCATTGCGCGACATCGCGTGTCGACCCTAGGAGTGTTTCTTCAGCAGCCCGGTGCCACGTTCGGCGCAGAGGATTTGTATGACGCACGAAGCGATTTCTTCTATCCCGGATCGATGGCAGTGAGCGATATAAACGGAGACAGAGTAAATGACATCGCATTAGCTGGCTTTAATGGCGCCCTCGTGATCTACCACAGGTAG
- a CDS encoding methyltransferase domain-containing protein, protein MKEDAKVKEYFTRSAKDFDDIYEDRGSALARFANRFFRKGMRLRFEMTLELCGSEKKSILDIGCGAGRFTIPLAERGMDVVGIDYSSEMIRMAEEYVKARNESGATLRVTHLCCDFVAEFDPKEKFDVSLAIGVLDYIREPLPFIKKMKEVTRGLMITAFPAYTPQAPIRKIWLSTKDCPVFFYTKKRIVQLYAAAGITDYEIIPIPAAYLVKAKT, encoded by the coding sequence ATGAAGGAAGACGCTAAGGTAAAAGAGTATTTCACCAGAAGCGCGAAAGATTTTGACGACATCTATGAGGACCGTGGTAGCGCCCTGGCGAGGTTTGCAAACCGATTCTTCAGAAAGGGTATGCGGCTGCGATTCGAAATGACGCTGGAACTCTGCGGATCGGAAAAGAAATCGATTCTCGATATAGGCTGCGGCGCAGGCAGGTTTACGATTCCTCTTGCGGAGCGAGGCATGGACGTGGTCGGTATCGACTACTCGTCCGAGATGATACGTATGGCCGAGGAATACGTCAAGGCGCGAAATGAATCAGGCGCCACGCTGCGCGTTACGCACCTGTGCTGTGACTTCGTTGCGGAATTCGACCCGAAGGAAAAGTTTGATGTGAGCCTCGCCATAGGTGTTCTCGATTATATCAGGGAGCCGCTCCCCTTCATAAAGAAAATGAAGGAGGTCACGAGAGGGCTGATGATAACAGCCTTTCCCGCTTACACGCCGCAGGCACCAATCAGAAAAATATGGCTCTCCACCAAAGATTGCCCTGTCTTCTTCTATACAAAGAAACGGATTGTGCAACTCTACGCTGCGGCCGGCATCACTGACTATGAGATCATCCCCATCCCGGCCGCGTATCTGGTAAAGGCAAAAACTTAG
- a CDS encoding XrtA system polysaccharide deacetylase, with translation MRNILQIDVEDWYCDLELRDWSRCEPRVVGATEKVLSLLKDARTKATFFVLGYVAERFPDLVRSIEDQGHEVASHGYAHRRISDQNPREFEDDVKRSVAILEGITGKKVKGYRAPQFTVVKETLWALDVLRKLGMEYDSSIFPVKTPLYGIPDAPLYPYAIESSNGKEGSGFMEIPLSIYTAPFLGKRIPVAGGFYFRFFPYYFIRHALKSINRRGNVAVCYIHPWEFDPDKPRMEGLRWYHYYRIAATEKKFRKLLADFTFTSTEDWIGHEGRR, from the coding sequence GTGAGGAATATCCTCCAGATAGACGTTGAAGACTGGTACTGTGACCTGGAACTGCGGGACTGGAGCAGATGTGAGCCGCGCGTCGTCGGTGCAACAGAAAAGGTATTGTCCCTGCTCAAGGATGCGCGCACCAAAGCCACATTTTTCGTGCTGGGATATGTGGCCGAACGTTTTCCTGATCTGGTGAGGAGCATCGAGGATCAGGGCCATGAAGTAGCATCTCATGGCTATGCCCACAGAAGAATCTCTGATCAGAATCCCCGGGAATTCGAGGACGACGTAAAACGGTCCGTCGCCATCCTGGAGGGCATCACGGGCAAGAAAGTGAAAGGATACAGGGCTCCGCAGTTCACGGTAGTTAAGGAAACCTTGTGGGCGCTCGATGTACTCAGGAAGCTGGGAATGGAGTACGACTCGAGCATATTTCCTGTAAAGACGCCGCTCTACGGCATACCTGACGCGCCGCTCTATCCCTATGCGATCGAGTCAAGCAACGGAAAAGAGGGTAGCGGCTTTATGGAAATACCCCTGTCGATCTACACCGCGCCATTCCTCGGCAAGAGGATCCCCGTTGCGGGTGGCTTCTATTTCAGATTCTTCCCGTATTATTTTATCCGTCATGCTCTCAAGAGCATCAACAGGCGGGGCAACGTGGCGGTGTGCTATATCCATCCATGGGAATTTGATCCGGATAAACCGCGGATGGAAGGTTTGAGATGGTATCACTATTACCGGATCGCCGCCACCGAAAAGAAGTTTCGTAAATTGCTGGCGGATTTCACGTTTACGTCTACAGAGGACTGGATCGGGCATGAAGGAAGACGCTAA
- a CDS encoding MBOAT family protein produces the protein MTFNSHEFILLFLPCTLVVYLLLNRWRLTLASTVWLIVCSFVFYSRDDMMSGLVLAFSILFNFCLGLALTSHAPSMTGQTKRKTLLIVGIAVSIVLLGYYKYTSFVMYNLNALFGLGIPVKKMLLPLGISFFTFTQIAYLVDIYRNPDRRTGFLNYALFISFFPRLVAGPIARYDEIIPQLQSLRSKTLNYRNLSLALFLFSVGLFKKVEIADRFQGWAAQGFDGGQNLNLLLAWATSLCYTFQIYFDFSGYTDMAIGAALFFNIRLPINFNSPYKALDIQDFWRRWHITLTRFLRDYIYIPLGGNRVSEAHIYCNLMATFLIGGLWHGAGWTFIFWGFLHGAALIIHRAWKKMGLRMPNVIAWLVTFNFVNVAWVFFRAKTWSDAIRVLKGMAGLTGVALPEEWSRTLHSLASYGITFMPWKRVMEGSRDSWLFIAGALIICLCFKNSNQMADGFKPDWKALIVLSAGAYAMLHMAVMQEFVYRFF, from the coding sequence ATGACCTTTAACTCCCACGAATTCATTCTCCTGTTTCTTCCCTGCACGCTCGTAGTCTACCTCCTGCTCAACAGATGGCGCTTGACTCTCGCTTCGACCGTTTGGCTGATCGTCTGCTCGTTCGTCTTTTACTCCCGGGATGACATGATGTCGGGGTTGGTTCTCGCTTTTTCCATACTGTTCAATTTCTGCCTCGGCCTTGCATTAACAAGCCACGCTCCTTCAATGACCGGACAGACCAAACGCAAGACCCTCCTTATTGTCGGCATAGCGGTAAGCATTGTCCTGCTCGGCTACTACAAGTACACGAGCTTTGTGATGTACAACCTGAATGCACTCTTTGGTCTGGGCATCCCCGTGAAGAAAATGCTCTTACCACTCGGCATAAGCTTCTTCACCTTCACCCAGATTGCGTACCTCGTAGATATCTATCGCAATCCGGATAGACGGACCGGCTTTCTCAACTATGCGCTTTTCATCTCGTTCTTTCCCCGGCTTGTGGCCGGCCCCATCGCCCGGTACGATGAAATAATACCGCAGCTGCAGAGCTTGAGGAGCAAGACACTCAACTATCGAAATCTGTCGCTGGCACTTTTCCTTTTCTCCGTAGGGCTCTTCAAGAAGGTAGAGATTGCGGACCGCTTTCAGGGCTGGGCTGCCCAGGGGTTCGACGGCGGGCAGAATCTAAATCTTCTCCTCGCCTGGGCGACCTCTCTCTGCTACACGTTCCAGATATATTTTGATTTTTCAGGGTATACCGATATGGCTATCGGTGCCGCGCTTTTTTTCAACATACGGCTCCCCATCAATTTCAACAGCCCCTACAAAGCGCTCGATATACAGGATTTCTGGCGCCGCTGGCACATCACGCTCACCAGGTTCCTGAGAGATTATATCTATATACCGCTCGGGGGCAACCGTGTATCTGAGGCGCACATATACTGCAATCTCATGGCTACCTTCCTGATCGGCGGCCTGTGGCACGGTGCGGGTTGGACGTTCATTTTCTGGGGCTTTCTCCATGGAGCAGCGCTTATCATCCATCGCGCATGGAAGAAGATGGGGCTGCGAATGCCCAACGTGATCGCCTGGCTCGTGACATTCAACTTCGTCAATGTAGCATGGGTATTCTTCCGGGCAAAAACCTGGAGCGATGCCATACGGGTGCTCAAGGGCATGGCAGGCCTCACCGGCGTGGCTCTTCCCGAGGAGTGGTCCAGAACACTCCACTCTCTCGCGAGCTACGGAATAACGTTTATGCCCTGGAAACGTGTGATGGAAGGCAGCAGAGACTCGTGGCTCTTCATCGCCGGAGCGCTGATCATCTGTTTGTGTTTCAAGAATTCCAACCAGATGGCGGACGGATTCAAGCCCGACTGGAAGGCGCTTATCGTGTTGTCAGCCGGAGCCTACGCCATGCTGCACATGGCGGTGATGCAGGAATTTGTCTACCGGTTTTTCTGA
- a CDS encoding DUF2059 domain-containing protein — protein MNGRYRIETKAERYAAADVTVQHRRVAQLFVGIKINSGERCMMSIGKNALLAIFLCSVMGFISITGARAAESGNPEKRQLFERLMLVTDMQARYSQIIEIMVNQVGMVLQANVRQTIEKMEKATPEQKKKFGQIMEDAMGRLTGKMTAAMKQELPFAELVDRVYYPLYDRHFTASDLESVLQFYESPVGKKFVSTTPVIMQESVSLFNELYTQKLQKVGQTVAEEELKRIKQELEKIPKE, from the coding sequence GTGAACGGCAGATACAGAATAGAGACGAAAGCCGAACGATATGCTGCAGCCGACGTGACAGTACAGCACCGCCGCGTGGCTCAGCTTTTTGTTGGAATTAAGATCAATTCGGGAGAGAGATGTATGATGTCTATTGGCAAGAATGCTTTGTTGGCAATTTTCCTGTGCTCCGTTATGGGATTTATTTCAATCACTGGTGCACGTGCGGCGGAATCCGGCAACCCGGAAAAGAGACAACTCTTTGAAAGACTCATGCTCGTCACTGACATGCAGGCGCGGTACAGTCAAATCATAGAGATCATGGTCAATCAGGTCGGGATGGTGTTGCAGGCAAATGTGCGGCAGACGATAGAGAAAATGGAGAAGGCAACCCCTGAGCAGAAGAAGAAGTTTGGACAAATCATGGAAGATGCAATGGGAAGACTGACAGGAAAGATGACAGCCGCGATGAAACAGGAACTCCCATTCGCCGAACTCGTTGACCGAGTCTATTACCCTCTCTATGACCGACACTTCACCGCATCGGACCTGGAATCGGTTCTTCAGTTCTACGAAAGCCCTGTGGGAAAGAAATTTGTGAGCACGACCCCTGTCATTATGCAGGAGTCGGTATCACTCTTTAACGAGCTGTATACGCAGAAGCTTCAGAAGGTAGGCCAAACTGTTGCCGAGGAAGAGCTTAAGCGAATCAAACAGGAACTGGAAAAAATCCCCAAGGAGTGA
- a CDS encoding metallopeptidase TldD-related protein yields the protein MVDREHLTRTLRNAFDSYEVCLIRERTKRYESFQRELYGLVFKEEEGIALRAIKDRRLVFSYTYEKGEKAASALSENAVALVPFMDRDEHVGFSEKFATYPAFEACDRVGLETQDNEKSERVLALERSILDYDKRIVQTRNCELQEVEIECSIFNTNGLEAEARKTMYTLGGLAVAKNGEEVSWYDWRWSHVLSACEPASLGRRIAEKAISFLDGCVLPTGVYEGLLTPGAACDMLDVLAPSFLGESLHKDKTWLKDRQGQQCFSPALNITDSGLAGMGSFPFDGEGVPSQENALVRDGYFHGFLFDIYYGRKMKRASTGNGVRMGLREPPKCSHRGFYIEKGQEDVAATFQDGIIIEELMGTHTANGVTGDFSVGALGRFRKNGEERPFKGVVFSGNVFELLKNVKAVGNDLTFYGAHGSPTLYITGLKISGT from the coding sequence ATGGTTGACAGAGAGCACCTGACCCGCACCTTGCGAAACGCGTTCGACAGTTACGAGGTCTGCCTGATCAGGGAACGGACAAAAAGGTATGAAAGCTTCCAACGAGAGCTCTACGGGCTGGTATTTAAAGAAGAGGAGGGCATAGCCCTTCGCGCGATAAAGGACCGCCGCCTGGTCTTTTCGTATACGTATGAAAAAGGGGAAAAAGCAGCTTCCGCCCTGTCAGAAAATGCAGTTGCGCTGGTTCCCTTTATGGACAGGGACGAGCACGTGGGCTTTTCGGAAAAGTTTGCCACATATCCGGCATTTGAGGCTTGTGACCGCGTCGGTCTCGAGACGCAGGACAATGAGAAGAGCGAGCGGGTGCTCGCGCTTGAGCGAAGCATCCTAGATTACGACAAGAGGATCGTGCAGACCCGCAACTGCGAACTGCAAGAGGTCGAGATCGAGTGCTCAATTTTCAATACTAACGGGTTGGAGGCAGAAGCACGCAAGACCATGTATACGCTGGGCGGGCTTGCGGTCGCCAAGAACGGCGAGGAAGTTTCATGGTATGACTGGCGGTGGAGCCACGTCCTCAGCGCATGTGAGCCTGCGTCGCTGGGCAGACGAATTGCTGAAAAGGCAATCTCCTTCCTCGACGGCTGCGTATTGCCGACCGGCGTCTACGAGGGATTGTTGACTCCCGGTGCTGCGTGTGACATGCTGGACGTGCTGGCGCCTTCTTTCCTCGGTGAGAGCCTGCACAAGGACAAGACGTGGCTCAAAGACCGGCAGGGTCAACAATGTTTTTCTCCTGCTCTTAATATCACAGATTCAGGACTTGCAGGCATGGGCAGCTTTCCTTTCGATGGTGAAGGCGTGCCATCGCAGGAGAATGCCCTCGTACGCGACGGTTACTTTCACGGTTTCCTTTTTGACATCTACTACGGTCGAAAAATGAAGCGCGCATCAACCGGGAACGGAGTCAGGATGGGACTCAGGGAGCCGCCGAAGTGCTCTCACAGAGGGTTTTATATTGAAAAGGGACAAGAGGACGTAGCCGCAACCTTCCAGGACGGAATCATCATCGAAGAACTAATGGGCACGCACACAGCCAATGGCGTCACCGGCGATTTCTCGGTCGGAGCCCTGGGACGCTTCCGTAAGAACGGTGAGGAGAGACCATTCAAGGGTGTGGTATTTTCAGGAAATGTGTTCGAACTGTTGAAGAACGTGAAGGCTGTGGGAAACGATCTCACCTTTTACGGCGCTCATGGCTCGCCAACCCTCTACATCACGGGATTGAAAATAAGCGGCACATAA
- a CDS encoding N-acetyltransferase has protein sequence MLRKARISDIKTVHRLINECAAKGEMLSRSLAELYDNMRDYFVYEDAGEVLGACALHVCWEDLAEIRSLCVVPGSRKKGVGRRLVTACLDEAKDFCLERVFLLTYQEEFFGKLGFRLVDKSELPQKIWTDCIKCAKFPLCDEVAMVVNLVESNHG, from the coding sequence ATGCTCAGGAAAGCAAGAATTAGCGACATAAAAACGGTTCACCGCCTCATCAATGAGTGCGCTGCCAAGGGAGAGATGCTTTCGCGGTCGCTCGCCGAACTGTACGACAACATGAGGGATTATTTTGTGTACGAAGACGCTGGGGAGGTCCTGGGCGCCTGTGCCCTGCACGTGTGCTGGGAAGATCTGGCAGAGATACGCTCGCTGTGCGTGGTTCCCGGCTCGAGAAAGAAGGGCGTAGGAAGACGCCTGGTGACTGCTTGCCTGGATGAGGCAAAGGACTTTTGCCTTGAAAGAGTTTTTCTTCTTACGTATCAGGAAGAATTCTTTGGTAAACTCGGCTTCCGGCTGGTGGACAAGTCCGAACTGCCCCAGAAGATATGGACAGATTGCATCAAGTGCGCTAAATTTCCCCTGTGTGATGAAGTAGCGATGGTGGTCAATCTAGTGGAGAGTAATCATGGTTGA
- the recN gene encoding DNA repair protein RecN: MLAYLKVKNFAIIDELEVEFKEGLNVITGETGAGKSIIINAVSALINARIPTDVVRSNTDKAEIIGQYYRKRDEYILKRIIGDQGKSRAFINEQPVTRKRLESLGEELTSIYGQGESQDLLRKEHYPAILDGLLSLEKERRLLAERVRDFKEVVAVLTKKKNEVQGRDKEIGLLQFQLMEIEKENLQEDEENTIKERLVLLKDAEKITSVLENVNKGLYEDEGSAHTILKTAVAALKSLAKVEAIDTLKGRVEALFFEVEDIAEEIKKQEKLFVYDPQQIEEMEDRLYRIRRLQDKYGKTYREIKEYEQWARNSLAYLSALSSNMEELEKKRDILEKEVTERAEHLSAERKKGAKKIEEAVARELELLSMKGVNFKIVISDKGVVDEEGRDDIEFLLSANPGEPLRPLRKVASGGELSRVMLAIKRIVGGTSGMTMIFDEIDAGIGGKVAEIVGKRLRELAHNSQVICITHLPQIAAFGDHHFLVEKSQDEGSTRTAVRELAWDERIVEIARMLGGVKITERTVSQAEEMLKNAQESKN; this comes from the coding sequence ATGCTGGCATACCTGAAGGTGAAGAACTTTGCCATCATTGACGAATTGGAGGTCGAGTTTAAAGAGGGTCTCAACGTCATTACCGGCGAGACCGGTGCAGGCAAGTCGATTATCATCAATGCGGTATCAGCCCTCATCAACGCAAGAATACCCACCGATGTGGTGCGATCCAATACAGACAAGGCCGAGATAATCGGTCAGTACTACCGCAAGAGGGATGAGTATATTCTGAAACGCATCATCGGCGATCAGGGCAAGTCGAGAGCTTTCATCAATGAACAGCCCGTAACCCGCAAGCGGCTTGAGAGTCTCGGGGAGGAATTGACGAGCATTTACGGGCAAGGAGAGTCGCAGGATCTGCTGAGAAAAGAGCACTACCCTGCTATATTGGACGGCCTCCTTTCTCTTGAAAAGGAACGGAGGCTGCTCGCGGAACGGGTCAGGGACTTCAAAGAGGTTGTTGCGGTCCTTACCAAGAAAAAGAATGAGGTGCAGGGTCGTGACAAGGAGATAGGCCTGCTGCAGTTTCAGCTGATGGAGATAGAGAAGGAAAACCTTCAGGAAGATGAAGAGAATACAATAAAGGAACGGCTGGTGCTCCTCAAGGATGCAGAAAAAATAACATCCGTTCTTGAAAACGTGAACAAGGGTCTTTATGAAGATGAAGGCTCGGCCCACACTATCCTCAAGACAGCGGTTGCGGCACTCAAGAGCCTGGCGAAAGTCGAGGCTATCGATACACTGAAAGGCAGGGTCGAGGCGCTCTTCTTTGAGGTGGAAGACATAGCGGAAGAGATAAAGAAGCAGGAGAAACTGTTCGTCTATGACCCGCAGCAGATCGAGGAGATGGAGGACAGACTCTACCGGATCCGGCGGCTCCAGGACAAATATGGAAAGACGTACAGGGAGATCAAGGAATATGAGCAGTGGGCGAGAAACTCGTTAGCCTATCTTTCGGCACTCTCATCGAACATGGAAGAATTGGAAAAGAAAAGGGACATACTGGAAAAGGAAGTGACAGAACGGGCAGAACATCTTTCGGCCGAGAGAAAGAAAGGCGCGAAGAAGATTGAAGAGGCAGTGGCGAGAGAGTTGGAATTGCTTTCCATGAAGGGTGTGAACTTCAAGATAGTGATTTCAGACAAAGGCGTTGTTGATGAGGAAGGCAGGGACGACATCGAGTTCCTGCTCAGCGCCAACCCGGGTGAGCCCCTCAGGCCCTTGAGAAAGGTTGCGTCGGGTGGAGAGCTGTCGAGGGTGATGCTGGCTATCAAGCGTATTGTGGGCGGCACAAGCGGCATGACCATGATATTTGACGAGATCGACGCGGGCATAGGGGGGAAGGTAGCGGAAATCGTGGGGAAGAGATTGCGCGAGCTCGCCCACAACAGCCAGGTGATCTGTATCACGCATCTCCCGCAGATCGCAGCTTTCGGCGATCATCATTTTCTTGTCGAAAAATCGCAGGACGAGGGATCGACCAGGACTGCCGTGCGGGAACTCGCGTGGGACGAACGGATAGTGGAGATAGCCCGCATGCTTGGCGGCGTGAAGATCACAGAGAGGACAGTTAGTCAGGCTGAGGAGATGCTGAAGAATGCTCAGGAAAGCAAGAATTAG